In one window of Canis aureus isolate CA01 chromosome 25, VMU_Caureus_v.1.0, whole genome shotgun sequence DNA:
- the M6PR gene encoding cation-dependent mannose-6-phosphate receptor isoform X1, producing MFPFFSRWRTGLLLPLLLAVAVRESWQTEEKTCDLVGEKGRESEKELALLKRLQPLYNKSFQSTVGQGPDTYIYMFRVCREAGNRTSGAGLVQINKSNGKETVVGRLNETHIFNGSNWIMLIYKGGDEYDNHCGMEQRRAVVMISCNRHTLADNFNPVSEERGKVQDCFYLFEMDSSLACSPETSHLSVGSILLVTFASLVAVYIIGGFLYQRLVVGAKGMEQFPHLAFWQDLGNLVADGCDFVCRSKPRNVPAAYRGVGDDQLGEESEERDDHLLPM from the exons ATGTTCCCCTTCTTCAGCCGCTGGAGGACTGGACTGCTCCTGCCACTGCTCCTAGCTGTGGCAGTAAGAGAATCCTGGCAGACAGAAGAAAAAACCTGTGACCTGGTAGGAGAAAAGGGtagagagtcagagaaagagtTGGCTCTTCTGAAGAGGCTACAACCACTGTATAACAAAAG CTTTCAGAGCACTGTGGGCCAGGGCCCAGACACATATATCTACATGTTCAGGGTGTGCCGGGAAGCTGGCAACCGCACCTCTGGGGCAGGCCTGGTGCAGATCAACAAAAGTAACGGGAAGGAGACAGTGGTAGGGAGACTCAACGAGACTCACATCTTCAATGGAA GTAATTGGATCATGCTGATCTATAAAGGGGGTGATGAATATGACAATCACTGTGGCATGGAGCAGCGTCGCGCGGTGGTGATGATCTCCTGCAATCGACACACCCTAGCG GACAATTTTAACCCTGTGTCTGAGGAGCGAGGCAAAGTCCAAGATTGTTTCTACCTCTTTGAAATGGATAGCAGCCTGGCCTGTTCTCCGGAGACCTCACACCTCAGTGTGGGTTCTATCTTACTAGTCAC GTTTGCATCACTGGTCGCAGTCTACATCATCGGGGGGTTCCTATACCAGCGACTGGTGGTGGGAGCCAAAGGAATGGAGCAGTTTCCCCACTTAGCCTTCTGGCAAGATCTTGGCAACCTGGTAGCA GATGGTTGTGACTTTGTGTGCCGCTCTAAACCCCGAAATGTGCCTGCTGCGTATCGTGGTGTGGGGGATGATCAGCTGGGGGAGGAGTCAGAAGAAAGGGATGATCATTTATTACCAATGTGA
- the M6PR gene encoding cation-dependent mannose-6-phosphate receptor isoform X2: protein MLIYKGGDEYDNHCGMEQRRAVVMISCNRHTLADNFNPVSEERGKVQDCFYLFEMDSSLACSPETSHLSVGSILLVTFASLVAVYIIGGFLYQRLVVGAKGMEQFPHLAFWQDLGNLVADGCDFVCRSKPRNVPAAYRGVGDDQLGEESEERDDHLLPM from the exons ATGCTGATCTATAAAGGGGGTGATGAATATGACAATCACTGTGGCATGGAGCAGCGTCGCGCGGTGGTGATGATCTCCTGCAATCGACACACCCTAGCG GACAATTTTAACCCTGTGTCTGAGGAGCGAGGCAAAGTCCAAGATTGTTTCTACCTCTTTGAAATGGATAGCAGCCTGGCCTGTTCTCCGGAGACCTCACACCTCAGTGTGGGTTCTATCTTACTAGTCAC GTTTGCATCACTGGTCGCAGTCTACATCATCGGGGGGTTCCTATACCAGCGACTGGTGGTGGGAGCCAAAGGAATGGAGCAGTTTCCCCACTTAGCCTTCTGGCAAGATCTTGGCAACCTGGTAGCA GATGGTTGTGACTTTGTGTGCCGCTCTAAACCCCGAAATGTGCCTGCTGCGTATCGTGGTGTGGGGGATGATCAGCTGGGGGAGGAGTCAGAAGAAAGGGATGATCATTTATTACCAATGTGA
- the M6PR gene encoding cation-dependent mannose-6-phosphate receptor isoform X3 produces the protein MDSSLACSPETSHLSVGSILLVTFASLVAVYIIGGFLYQRLVVGAKGMEQFPHLAFWQDLGNLVADGCDFVCRSKPRNVPAAYRGVGDDQLGEESEERDDHLLPM, from the exons ATGGATAGCAGCCTGGCCTGTTCTCCGGAGACCTCACACCTCAGTGTGGGTTCTATCTTACTAGTCAC GTTTGCATCACTGGTCGCAGTCTACATCATCGGGGGGTTCCTATACCAGCGACTGGTGGTGGGAGCCAAAGGAATGGAGCAGTTTCCCCACTTAGCCTTCTGGCAAGATCTTGGCAACCTGGTAGCA GATGGTTGTGACTTTGTGTGCCGCTCTAAACCCCGAAATGTGCCTGCTGCGTATCGTGGTGTGGGGGATGATCAGCTGGGGGAGGAGTCAGAAGAAAGGGATGATCATTTATTACCAATGTGA